A genomic window from Flavobacterium phycosphaerae includes:
- a CDS encoding response regulator transcription factor, which yields MKKILIVDDEPNIVMSLEYTFKKNNFEVFIARDGQEALDILKSTFPDVIILDVMMPMVDGYATLEQVKKDANLKHTKVIFLSAKNKESDIEKGLALGADAYLTKPFSVKKIVEQVNDLL from the coding sequence ATGAAAAAGATATTAATTGTAGATGACGAGCCCAACATCGTAATGTCCTTAGAGTACACTTTTAAGAAAAATAATTTTGAAGTCTTTATTGCCCGTGACGGTCAGGAAGCGTTGGATATTTTAAAATCCACTTTCCCCGATGTTATCATTTTGGATGTCATGATGCCTATGGTGGATGGTTACGCCACTTTGGAACAAGTAAAAAAAGACGCCAATCTTAAACATACCAAAGTTATTTTCCTATCGGCCAAAAACAAAGAAAGCGATATTGAAAAAGGATTGGCTCTCGGAGCGGATGCTTATTTAACCAAACCTTTCTCAGTTAAGAAAATCGTAGAGCAAGTGAACGATTTGCTTTAA